A stretch of DNA from Fastidiosipila sp.:
ATGGTATCGGAGCACAGGGAATTGAAAGGCAGGCCACAGGAGGAACTGGGATTTTACCTGGTCGCTTCCAACCGGGAACTGTTGAATCATGTGGAGACTTTGATGAACCGCAAGGGTGTCTTCGGAGTCCTGGATTCGTCCGGCAGAGTCCATTACCTGATTGATGCCAGGAAGGGTTCACCTTTGGCGGCCCGAAACGTCATGGCCACAGCCGGTAGTGTCGCAGGGAAGGTTTGCCGCGATGCGCGCAGAGAAAAAAGACGGATCAGGCTTGTGGTCGACCAGGTGCTGGGTCGTTATGAATGGAACAAGCAGCTTCGCGGCTATCGCCTTCTGGGAGACATTCTGCGCCGGACTGCGACCGACATCTCACTTCTCAATCCAATCAGCAAACGTCTGTACCCGGAGATTGCCAAAGAGCAGGGTCTGCGGCCCCATCAGGTTGAACGTAACGTCCGCTACCTGTTCGATGACCTGGCAGAAAGGGAACGGTCCGCTTGCCCCGGCCCGCCCCACCGGCTCCTGAGAGAAGAGGACAGGGGCCTTCCGGTCGGACGCACCATCACCCGGTTGGCAGAAGAAGTATGGAACCGATTGGACTTTTTTGAGTTGGAGGAAATTGATGATATTGAATGAATGGGAAAAAGAAAGAGGCTGTTGCGGGAACAGCCTCTGTCACATTCAAGATTTCAAAAATCAGCTGTTTACGATTGTCTTCAGCCCCTTGCCTGCCTTGAAAGCGGGAGCCTTCGTAGCGGGGATCAGAATCTCTTCTTTTGTGCTGGGATTGCGTCCTTTGCGTGCGGCGCGATGACGAACCTCAAAAGTTCCGAAGCCGACCAGTACAACTTTTTCTCCGGCTGCAAGTTGCTCGGTGATTACGTCAAAAACAGCAGAAACAGCTTTATCGCTGTCTTTCTTGCTCAACTCTGTTTTGGCCGCCACCGCGTTGATGAGATCAGTTTTATTCATTAGGGTGCCTCCTTCCGGCTGTGTTCTTCGCCTATTATCCAGTTCAAATATCGCCTTGTCAACCCTTTTGGGCCCAATATGTGATGGATGTTCCCTTTATTTGCCTTTCTGCTGACAATTTCATGGAAATCGAGGACAGAACTTGCCTCCCGGCGCAGTAATGCGTTAACATTCAGTCAACATCAATCACTTTGACTTGGAGATAATTTGATGAAAGCTACGAAAGACATGCTGATCGTGGATCTCTTGCAACTCGATCGAAATCTGGCCGGCCTCCTGATGGGGTATGGAATGCACTGCATCGGCTGCATGCTGGCCAGCAACGAAACCATTGAACAGGCCTGCATGGCACACGGAATTGACGCCGACGGGCTGATTGAAAGCATTAACGCTTATTTGGAAGAAGCCGAAGAAAAAAGCCCTTCTGTCTGACCAGGTCCGCCAATCGGCAAAGACAGGTTACCGCGTGACATGAACAAGTTCATCCCGATTCGGCACTTGACACCCCGGAAACTCTTTCTGGTTGCGTATGATATGGCGGCCAGCGTTGTGGCACCCATCCTTTCGCTCTATCTTCTTTATGAAAATGCCATCCCCGGGCGATACATTGCGCAGTTCAAGTCGACCTGGTTCATCTTTGTCATTTTATCGGCTATTTGTTTTTCACTGAGCGGCTTTTACTCACAAATGTGGCCCTTCGCGAGGGGATCGCAGTATCTGGTGCTGGTCGCGGGAACAGTCATCCAGCTCTTTCTTTCTGTTTTGATCTTCCAGGTGATGAAGCGCAATTACTCCTTGGCTTTCTACATCATTTACTGGTTTCTTCTGACGGCGGCAGTCTTTTCGATCCGGTACTTTTATCGCTTCTACCACACGCGGCGCCAGGTCAGGCAGATCCGAAAACTGCAGAAGGGTAAACGGCCGATTCGCGTCATGATCGTGGGAGCCGGCCGGGCAGGGACTCAGATCATCGTCGAACTCAAAACGAGTCAGTCGCTTCGGGTTCCCATCTGTGCAGTTGATGACAATCCCCTGATCCACTTTTACAAAAACAACGGGGTACCTGTACTGGGAGACCGCAACGACATTGTCGAGCTTGCGGAAAGCCACAGGATCGACGAGATCATTGTTGCCATCCCTTCGGCTTCGAGTGAAACCCTGAGGGATATCCTGGCCATCTGCCATAAGACCAACTGCCGCGTCCGCCTGCTGCCTTTTTTCTCGGAGCTCAGCAGCGAGGAAGTCCATTTGTCCGACGTCCGGGATATCCGGATCGAGGATCTTCTTGGAAGGGATCCCGTTGTCTACGACATGGAG
This window harbors:
- a CDS encoding DUF1858 domain-containing protein translates to MKATKDMLIVDLLQLDRNLAGLLMGYGMHCIGCMLASNETIEQACMAHGIDADGLIESINAYLEEAEEKSPSV
- a CDS encoding HU family DNA-binding protein; this translates as MNKTDLINAVAAKTELSKKDSDKAVSAVFDVITEQLAAGEKVVLVGFGTFEVRHRAARKGRNPSTKEEILIPATKAPAFKAGKGLKTIVNS